The proteins below come from a single Tissierella sp. MB52-C2 genomic window:
- a CDS encoding sigma 54-interacting transcriptional regulator has protein sequence MNLLKSIAQELQHIIDAIYSVTNIDITIVDEDLNRIVATNNINTVFRNKAPVNSVFHKSLITGKQYLITDTENDLLCLNCFNRGSCNELAELCIPIHFNGKIIGVLGMCAFNEKARDNIINNKDSYIKFENQLSNIISTILSEKRFGELLEYRSTELVTLINSLNEGIIILDNDMKIMTKNNYINERLDLDINRVLNIQEIIPEKDLEELAQKDFYGEVGPVKIGEFEFIINSNLIRIQGSNQGIILVFSDFNKMKESVLKSDLNKHITTFDNIIGESELLINAKRQAIQVAERDVSVLLIGETGTGKEIFARAIHTTSQRSGDVFMAINCGAIPENLIESELFGYEKGSFTGASTTGKIGKFEIAKEGTLFLDEIGDLPYPMQVKILRALEEKEIIKVGGHKPIKANPRIISATHRDLPRMVREGKFRDDLLYRLNVVPIYIPPLRERGYDIIMLSRYFLNHFSKIYEKDLVGFSAECEKYLLGYSYPGNIRELKNLIEYATIFEENSIVGVENIRNKINSQDKQEGQTLAEMTRIYEKTIIENYLNRYGNSLEGKREVAKHLGISMATLYRKVE, from the coding sequence GCTCCAGTAAATTCAGTTTTTCACAAAAGTTTAATAACAGGAAAACAATATCTTATTACTGATACTGAAAACGACCTTCTGTGTTTAAATTGTTTTAATAGAGGTAGTTGTAATGAATTGGCGGAGCTATGTATTCCTATACATTTTAATGGAAAAATCATAGGGGTACTTGGGATGTGTGCTTTCAATGAAAAGGCAAGAGATAATATTATAAACAATAAAGATAGTTATATAAAGTTTGAAAATCAATTAAGTAATATTATTTCTACTATTTTAAGTGAGAAGAGATTTGGAGAATTATTGGAGTATCGTTCTACTGAATTAGTTACATTGATTAATTCATTAAATGAGGGCATAATCATATTAGATAACGATATGAAGATAATGACAAAAAATAATTATATAAATGAAAGACTTGATTTAGATATAAATCGTGTTTTAAATATTCAGGAGATAATACCAGAAAAAGATTTAGAAGAATTGGCTCAAAAAGATTTTTATGGAGAAGTTGGACCTGTTAAGATTGGAGAATTTGAGTTTATTATTAATTCAAATCTAATAAGAATCCAAGGAAGTAATCAGGGAATCATTCTCGTGTTTTCTGATTTTAATAAAATGAAGGAATCAGTTTTAAAATCAGATTTAAACAAGCATATAACCACATTTGATAATATAATTGGAGAGAGTGAGCTGCTGATAAATGCCAAGAGGCAAGCTATTCAAGTAGCTGAGAGAGATGTATCTGTATTGTTAATAGGGGAGACAGGAACTGGTAAGGAAATATTTGCAAGGGCGATACATACGACAAGTCAGCGTAGTGGAGATGTTTTTATGGCCATTAACTGTGGGGCAATTCCAGAAAATCTTATTGAATCTGAGTTATTTGGATATGAAAAAGGGTCCTTTACTGGTGCAAGTACTACTGGAAAAATAGGTAAGTTTGAAATAGCTAAGGAAGGTACATTGTTCTTAGATGAAATAGGAGATTTACCATATCCTATGCAGGTAAAAATCCTACGTGCCCTTGAAGAAAAGGAAATAATCAAAGTAGGAGGACATAAGCCTATTAAAGCCAATCCTAGAATTATTTCTGCTACCCATAGAGATTTACCTAGAATGGTAAGGGAAGGAAAATTTAGAGATGATTTATTATATAGATTAAATGTAGTTCCAATTTATATACCACCTTTACGAGAGAGAGGATACGATATTATAATGCTTTCTAGATATTTTCTAAATCATTTTTCTAAGATATATGAAAAGGATTTAGTTGGATTTTCAGCAGAATGTGAAAAATATCTATTGGGATATTCCTATCCAGGTAATATTAGAGAACTAAAAAATCTTATAGAATATGCTACTATTTTTGAAGAAAATAGTATAGTAGGTGTGGAAAACATAAGGAATAAAATAAACTCTCAAGATAAACAAGAAGGACAGACCCTTGCTGAAATGACTAGAATTTATGAGAAAACCATTATAGAAAACTATTTAAATCGCTACGGTAATAGTTTGGAAGGGAAACGAGAAGTAGCTAAACATTTAGGGATAAGTATGGCAACTCTCTATAGAAAAGTAGAATAG